A region from the Ammospiza caudacuta isolate bAmmCau1 chromosome 4, bAmmCau1.pri, whole genome shotgun sequence genome encodes:
- the DRD5 gene encoding D(1B) dopamine receptor: MLRGGRSPLPPATEPPGEARGTAGSPGAAQVAAGSLLALLILWTLFGNVLVCAAIVRYRHLRSKVTNIFIVSLAVSDLLVALLVMPWKAVAEVAGYWPFGAFCNVWVAFDIMCSTASILNLCVISVDRYWAISSPFRYERKMTQRLALVMISVAWALSVLISFIPVQLNWHKGGDVVAAADIEDGFGTAWAAAGAVTTWAEDMSTTWVALAAVRPSDGTSGSNDTLTGPSESCDSSLNRTYAISSSLISFYIPVAIMIVTYTRIYRIAQVQIRRISSLERAAEHAQSCRSSHVDCHHHTSLKSSIRKETKVLKTLSVIMGVFVCCWLPFFILNCMVPFCESPPSDPHAGLPCVSETTFNIFVWFGWANSSLNPIIYAFNADFRKVFSNLLGCGQFCTGTAVETVNISNELISYNQDTLYHKEIVTAYVNMIPNVVDCEEHRGDPFDRMSQISPDHEVATDSACELDCEGEISLGKITPFTPNGLH; this comes from the coding sequence ATGCTGCGGGGTGGCCGGAGCCCACTGCCCCCGGCGACGGAGCCCCCCGGCGAGGCGCGGGGCACGGCGGGTTCCCCCGGGGCGGCGCAGGTGGCGGCGGGCagcctgctggccctgctcatCCTCTGGACTCTCTTCGGGAACGTGCTCGTGTGCGCGGCCATCGTCCGCTACCGGCACCTGCGGAGCAAGGTCACCAACATCTTCATCGTCTCCCTGGCTGTCTCGGACCTACTGGTGGCCCTGCTCGTCATGCCCTGGAAGGCGGTGGCAGAGGTGGCTGGGTACTGGCCCTTTGGGGCTTTCTGCAACGTCTGGGTGGCCTTTGACATCATGTGCTCCACGGCCTCTATCCTGAACCTGTGTGTGATCAGCGTGGACAGGTACTGGGCTATCTCCAGCCCTTTCCGCTACGAGAGGAAGATGACCCAGCGCTTGGCTCTGGTGATGATCAGCGTGGCATGGGCGCTGTCTGTGCTCATCTCCTTCATCCCTGTCCAGCTCAACTGGCACAAAGGTGGGGatgttgttgctgctgctgataTTGAAGATGGATTTGGcactgcctgggcagcagcaggtgctgtcACCACCTGGGCAGAAGATATGAGTACCACATGGGTGGCATTAGCGGCAGTGAGACCCTCTGATGGGACCTCTGGCAGCAATGATACCCTCACTGGACCTTCGGAGAGCTGTGACTCCAGCCTCAACAGGACTTATGCTATTTCCTCCTCCTTGATCAGTTTTTATATCCCGGTGGCTATCATGATAGTCACCTACACCCGAATCTACCGCATTGCCCAGGTGCAGATTCGTCGTATCTCTTCCTTGGAGAGGGCAGCCGAGCATGCACAGAGCTGCCGGAGCAGCCACGTTGACTGCCACCATCACACAAGCCTCAAGTCCTCCATCAGGAAAGAAACCAAGGTGTTAAAGACGCTCTCTGTCATCATGGGTGTCTTTGTGTGTTGCTGGTTGCCATTCTTCATCCTGAACTGCATGGTTCCCTTCTGCGAGAGCCCACCCAGCGACCCCCACGCCGGCCTGCCCTGCGTCAGTGAGACCACCTTTAATATCTTTGTCTGGTTTGGTTGGGCTAACTCTTCTCTTAACCCCATCATCTACGCCTTCAATGCTGACTTTAGAAAGGTTTTCTCCAACCTCCTGGGATGTGGTCAGTTTTGCACTGGTACTGCAGTGGAGACTGTTAATATAAGCAATGAGCTTATCTCTTACAACCAGGACACCCTTTACCATAAGGAGATAGTGACTGCTTATGTTAACATGATCCCAAATGTGGTTGACTGTGAGGAGCATCGTGGGGACCCTTTTGATAGGATGTCCCAGATCTCCCCTGACCATGAGGTTGCCACTGACTCTGCCTGTGAGCTGGACTGCGAGGGGGAGATTTCGCTAGGCAAGATAACACCTTTCACTCCAAATGGTTTACATTAA